Proteins encoded in a region of the Saccharothrix ecbatanensis genome:
- a CDS encoding sensor histidine kinase, with amino-acid sequence MRSRLLGIVLTLVVLVLVGMGVPLGRGVAQTEQQELFLDRLTDTNRFASVAQRPFIDDQPEVLEAELRRYHELYGVRVALLGRDGQVVAASSDDVDVSSPEVADLVRGALAGRQPVAPALVMPWESTELVLAEPVLEAGEVRGAVVTMSPTSKTRVEIVVWWSVLLGSSLLVLVLGVFVALPLVRWTLRPVRRLDDATGRLLAAVVSGQPVQPVGSSDGPPELRQLSRSFDQMAANVSDVLAAQRAFVADASHQLRNPLTALKLRLSNLEDHVVGEGIAHQAAALDETNRLNRILDELLSMARAGAQSVDPVPVDVDRAVAGRLTAWQPAAAARGVHLVLDGEPGGRALVPPRGVETVLDALLDNALKFTSDGTMVHVDVRRRDGVVRLSVQDEGPGLAPDELERATDRFWRSPAHQNVQGSGLGLALVRQIVDRVDGSVRLELPEAGGLRVVVEFPAA; translated from the coding sequence GTGCGGTCGCGGCTGCTGGGCATCGTGTTGACGCTGGTCGTGCTCGTGCTGGTCGGCATGGGCGTGCCGCTGGGCCGCGGGGTGGCGCAGACCGAGCAGCAGGAGTTGTTCCTGGACCGGCTCACCGACACCAACCGATTCGCGTCGGTGGCGCAGCGGCCGTTCATCGACGACCAGCCCGAGGTGCTGGAAGCGGAGCTGCGCCGGTACCACGAGCTGTACGGGGTCCGGGTGGCGTTGCTGGGCCGGGACGGGCAGGTGGTGGCGGCGTCCTCGGACGACGTGGACGTGTCCTCACCCGAGGTGGCCGACCTGGTGCGGGGCGCGCTGGCCGGTCGGCAGCCGGTCGCGCCCGCGCTCGTCATGCCGTGGGAGTCGACCGAGCTGGTGCTGGCCGAGCCGGTGCTGGAGGCGGGCGAGGTCCGGGGCGCGGTGGTGACGATGTCGCCGACGTCGAAGACCCGGGTCGAGATCGTGGTGTGGTGGTCGGTGCTGCTCGGGTCGAGCCTGCTGGTGCTGGTGCTCGGCGTGTTCGTGGCGTTGCCGCTGGTCCGGTGGACGTTGCGGCCCGTGCGGCGGCTGGACGACGCGACCGGGCGGCTGTTGGCGGCGGTGGTGTCCGGTCAGCCCGTGCAGCCGGTCGGCTCGTCCGACGGTCCGCCGGAACTGCGGCAGCTGTCCCGGTCGTTCGACCAGATGGCGGCGAACGTGAGCGATGTTCTGGCCGCCCAACGGGCGTTCGTCGCGGACGCCTCGCACCAGCTGCGCAACCCGTTGACCGCGTTGAAGCTGCGTCTGTCCAATTTGGAGGACCACGTGGTGGGCGAGGGGATCGCGCACCAGGCCGCCGCGCTGGACGAGACCAACCGGTTGAACCGGATCCTGGACGAGCTGCTGTCCATGGCGCGGGCGGGGGCGCAGTCGGTCGATCCGGTGCCGGTGGACGTGGACCGGGCGGTGGCCGGGCGGTTGACGGCTTGGCAGCCCGCTGCCGCGGCGCGTGGGGTGCACCTGGTGCTGGACGGGGAGCCGGGTGGACGGGCCCTTGTGCCGCCGCGTGGTGTCGAGACGGTGTTGGACGCGTTGCTGGACAACGCGCTGAAGTTCACGTCGGACGGGACGATGGTGCACGTCGACGTGCGGCGGCGGGATGGTGTGGTGCGGCTGTCGGTGCAGGACGAGGGGCCGGGGTTGGCGCCGGACGAGTTGGAGCGGGCCACCGACCGGTTCTGGCGCAGTCCGGCGCACCAGAACGTGCAGGGGTCCGGGTTGGGGCTGGCGTTGGTGCGGCAGATCGTGGATCGGGTGGACGGGTCGGTGCGGTTGGAGTTGCCGGAGGCGGGTGGGTTGCGGGTGGTGGTCGAGTTTCCGGCTGCCTGA
- a CDS encoding response regulator transcription factor — protein MRVLLVEDDDRVAEALVPALTRRGFTVDRQATGRGTLDRLAGIDVVLLDLGLPDVDGVTLCRHIRAASDVAIIVVSARGEIDDRILGLHAGADDYLVKPYDVGELVARVHAVRRRRGDPVGLGGTGTEVFEVSDVRVDLGRHEVTVAGEPVALSRKEFQVLALVMAAGGAVCTRERILAEVWGRTWAGANRTLDVHVATLRTKLGRPSLLETVRGVGYRLSGG, from the coding sequence GTGCGGGTGCTGTTGGTCGAGGACGACGACCGCGTCGCAGAAGCGCTGGTACCGGCGTTGACGCGGCGCGGGTTCACGGTAGACCGTCAGGCCACCGGACGGGGGACGCTCGATCGGTTGGCCGGGATCGACGTGGTGTTGCTCGATCTCGGGCTGCCAGATGTGGACGGTGTCACGCTCTGCCGCCACATCCGTGCGGCGAGTGACGTCGCGATCATCGTCGTGTCGGCCCGCGGCGAGATCGACGACCGGATCCTCGGCCTGCACGCCGGCGCGGACGACTACCTGGTCAAGCCCTATGACGTGGGGGAGCTGGTGGCCCGGGTGCACGCGGTGCGGCGGCGGCGCGGCGACCCGGTCGGGCTCGGCGGCACCGGCACCGAGGTGTTCGAGGTGTCCGACGTGCGGGTGGACCTCGGCCGGCACGAGGTCACCGTCGCGGGTGAACCTGTGGCGTTGTCGCGCAAGGAGTTCCAGGTGTTGGCGCTGGTCATGGCGGCGGGTGGCGCGGTGTGCACCCGGGAGCGCATCCTGGCGGAGGTGTGGGGACGCACCTGGGCGGGAGCCAACCGGACCCTGGACGTGCACGTGGCGACGCTGCGGACGAAGCTCGGGCGTCCTTCTTTGTTGGAGACGGTGCGCGGGGTCGGGTACCGGTTGAGCGGGGGCTGA